From Doryrhamphus excisus isolate RoL2022-K1 chromosome 22, RoL_Dexc_1.0, whole genome shotgun sequence, one genomic window encodes:
- the anxa11b gene encoding annexin A11b, with product MSYPGYPPQSGGYPPQAGGYPPQAGGYPPQAGGYPPQAGGYPPQAGGYPPQAGGYPPQAGGYPPQAGGYPPQAGGYPPQAGGGYPPPTGGFPPQAGGYQPQPGAGGYPSMPQAGGGWGAAPGGFGAPGGAPQGYPGGAAPGQQPMPNYPSGGPGTNPPMPGYGSGVPSNPQAPAIPKGYRGSIKDFPGADPLRDVEVLRKAMKGFGTDENAIIELLGSRTNKQRVPMVAAYKTTYGKDLVHDLKSELTGNFEKLVLAMVMSPARFDAFELREAIKGAGTDEACLIEILSSRSNAEIREIASIYKSEYGKTLEDAINSDTSGHFRRLLVSLCQGNRDERETVDISLAKQDAQKLYAAGENKVGTDESQFNAILCARSKPHLRAVFQEYQQMCGRDIEKSICREMSGNVESGMVAVVKCIKNTPAYFAERLHKAMQGAGTKDRTLIRIMVSRSEMDMLDIRQVYVKTYGKSLYTHISGDTSGDYKKLLLKLCGGND from the exons ATGAGCTATCCAGGTTACCCTCCACAGTCAGGTGGCTACCCGCCCCAAGCTGGAGGTTACCCGCCCCAAGCTGGAGGTTACCCGCCCCAGGCCGGGGGATACCCACCCCAGGCCGGGGGATACCCGCCCCAAGCCGGAGGATACCCGCCCCAAGCCGGGGGGTACCCACCCCAGGCAGGTGGCTACCCGCCCCAAGCTGGGGGGTACCCACCCCAGGCAGGTGGCTACCCTCCCCAGGCAGGCGGTGGCTACCCTCCTCCCACTGGAGGCTTCCCACCTCAGGCTGGAGGATACCAACCACAGCCTGGAGCAGGAGGATATCCATCCATGCCTCAAGCAG gtGGTGGCTGGGGGGCAGCACCAGGGGGCTTTGGTGCG CCAGGAGGGGCTCCACAGGGATACCCAGGGGGCGCCGCACCAGGCCAGCAACCCATGCCTAACTACCCCAGTGGAGGCCCTGGCACCAACCCCCCGATGCCTGGGTATGGAAGCGGGGTTCCATCCAACCCTCAGGCCCCAGCCATACCT AAAGGCTATAGGGGTTCTATAAAAGACTTCCCCggggctgaccctctaagggaTGTGGAGGTTCTTCGGAAAGCCATGAAAGGATTCG GCACTGATGAAAACGCCATCATTGAGCTTCTGGGCAGCCGCACCAACAAGCAGAGGGTTCCCATGGTAGCAGCCTACAAGACAACTTATGGGAAG GATTTAGTCCACGATCTGAAATCGGAGCTGACTGGAAACTTTGAGAAGCTGGTTCTTGCGATGGTGATGAGTCCTGCACGCTTTGATGCGTTTGAGCTCAGAGAAGCCATCAAG ggTGCAGGAACAGATGAGGCTTGTCTCATTGAGATCCTCTCATCTCGCTCCAATGCAGAGATTCGTGAAATTGCTTCTATTTACAAATCTG AGTACGGGAAAACCCTGGAAGATGCCATCAACAGTGATACCTCCGGTCATTTCCGCCGGCTACTGGTTTCCCTCTGCCAG GGCAATCGCGACGAAAGGGAAACCGTTGACATATCCCTCGCCAAACAGGACGCTCAG AAACTGTATGCCGCCGGAGAGAACAAAGTGGGCACAGATGAGTCTCAGTTCAATGCCATCCTCTGCGCTCGCAGCAAGCCTCACCTGCGGGCAG TGTTCCAGGAGTACCAGCAGATGTGCGGTAGGGACATCGAGAAGAGCATCTGCAGGGAAATGTCTGGTAATGTGGAGTCGGGCATGGTGGCTGTCG TGAAATGCATCAAGAACACCCCCGCCTACTTTGCAGAGCGCCTCCACAAGGCCATGCAG GGCGCCGGGACCAAGGACAGGACCTTAATCCGCATCATGGTGTCCCGCTCCGAGATGGACATGCTGGACATCAGACAAGTGTACGTGAAGACGTACGGGAAGTCGCTGTACACTCACATCTCT GGCGACACTTCTGGGGACTACAAGAAGCTGCTGTTGAAGCTTTGTGGCGGTAACGACTAA